Within the Pirellulales bacterium genome, the region TACCGAGTCATGCTGCCACGGCCCCTCGAAACTACGGCTGGCGTTGTCTTGCGATACGCTCAGGGTGGGAGGAAGGTGGCCGGGACAACATCACAGGCTTTCGCTTCACGCAAGCCAGCCAACGCCGCTTGAGCGTAATCCTGCACGGCTTTGACGTCGTGGGCGTTCTGCTCGGCGCCGCAGCTGCTGCCCGCCGACGCCAGAATCTCGTCCAGGGTCGTCTTCCACGGCCGCTCGAACGACCCATCCTGAAAGCGCACCACGGCGAAGGCCTCAAACTTCCCGACATCCACTCCCACGATTACCGGACCAGACGACGCCTTCGCCAAAACGTCTTCCAACTGCACATGCTTGACTTCCGTCGAACGATAGGCTTTGCTCTTGCTCACGGGGACGACCTCCTAAAAACAGGGTTTCGGGTTGGTTACAACAATAACTCAACCTTAACCCTTTCGAGGCGTCCCCGCTCTTTACCCATCTATAGCCAACTACGGCTTACTTCGTCTCCGCGCCCTCGGGTGCCCGGACTGATCCGAGAGCCGAGGCCCAGCCCTCGGCGTCGTCATAAAGGCGACGGATGAACTGGCACTCCCAGAGCGTCCTGGCCGATTGTGGACCGGGCGGGAGCTGCCTGCGGACCACTTGAGCGAGCATGAAAATCAGCGTGCCTCGCGTGCCCAGCGAAACCGCCACGGCGTCTGTCTCGCAGACGGACGACGTGTAGAAGGAGATGCCGTTGTCGTAAAGCTCGTGGCACTCGACCGGCGAAAAATCGTCGACTTGCGGCGGGCGTCCCTCGCGATAAGGCGCAGCCCACTGGCGGCAAGGGTAGGGATACCGTAGCGAACGCGGCGCGACTTGGAGAACCGGGTCGCTCGATGGCCCCGCTGCGCCGTCGCGAAGTCTTGCCCCCACATCGGCATGATCCGGGCGCCGGGTTTTCGACCGTTGTGATTCGGACGGTACACCAACGGGGTTGAGGACGGCTGCGTCCGAGTCCGGGTTGCCCGCCTTGTTGCACCGCCCGACGGCTTCGGCGCCGCCCACTTCGGCGTGGCGGCTGTGATCGCACGAGGCGCCCGCGGAGTGAGTCGCGGCGGCCCGACAGGCATGGCGGCGTGTCAGCAGCCAGATTGCCGCGCCGATCGCGCCGCAGATCCAAAACACTCCGGCTGTGAAGAGTAGGAGACTCGTGACCACTCTCGCCGCTGCCCTTGGGGTTTGTCCAAGGATCTCTAGTGCGCCAGTGGCTGCGAGTCAAACATATTGGGGCTGGGGGTTGGGGGGATTGGGCGTGCTCCAGCCTCGACCGCGAGATCGCCCTGCGCGGCACCGAGACGACAAGTGCGCCTGCGTTCTCTGTAAACCATTTATGCACAATACTTTACGGCGATGCAGACGGGCGGGCGCCCTGTCGCGCGGACACGGCGCGCAAAACAAAGGCGCCGCGCGCACGGCGCTTTTGTTTTGCGCGCGCGGCCCGTCATGATCACGGTCGAGACGGCGCAAAACAAAAGCGACACGCGTGTCGCCAACCCCCAACCGCCAACCCCCAACCCCTAACACGCTACCAGATCCCGCTCTTCGGCAGCCTCCGCGGCGTCGTCGGCCTCCAGCCGGGCCACGAACGCGCATCCCACGCGATACTGCACCGGCTCGTCCTGCGAGAGGGCCGTCACGTTGGCGATGTTGGCCACCATGTACCGCGCCTTCTCTCCCACCCCCAGCCGCACTACAAACGCTTGACAGTCCGGCGGCGAATCACAGACGAACGAGATGCCTTTGGCCGAGATGTCGCTGGCCCGCATGGCGACGAACGCGCTTGGCGGGGGAATCCCTGTGCCGCCACCGTATTTGGCCACCTGCTGCAATGTGTCGAACGCGTGCCGCACAAGATTTTGGTCCGGCTTGATCTGCATCGCCGCGCCGCCGTCGTGCAGAAAAGCGCAGTTTCGACCGTTGTGCTTGGCCGCATACAGAGCTTCATCGGCCCGCTTGATCAGCGCGGCCGGCTGGTCTTCGGAGACCGTCATCGCCACGCCAATGCTCACCGTCACCGGAAACTCGTGCTCCCCTTCCTGGAACTTCTTGGCGGCGATCGTGCCCCGCAATCGCTCGGCGACATTGCTTGCGTCCGACAACTTGATACCGGGCAGAATCACTGCGAACTCTTCCCCGCCGTAACGCGCCGCCAGGTCCATCTGCCGAAGGGAACTCGCCTGCAGGCCGGCCACCCACTTCAGCGCGGCATCGCCCACCGGGTGCCCGTAGCGGTCGTTGATCTGCTTGAAACGGTCGATGTCGACCAACAGCAGCGAGACGGGCACCTTGTGCCGCCGCCACTGGTCGATCCGACGGAGCAGTTCTTCGTCGAAGCTGCGGCGGTTCGGCAGCCCGGTGAGGGCGTCGGTGCGCGATTCGGCGGCCAGCGCATCGGCCTTCCGCCGTTGCTGCTCGACTTCTTGCTGGGACATGGCCAAGTCGGCTTGCAAGCGCCGGTTGGCCACCAGCATCGTGGCGGCCGCGGCCAGAATCGCTTCGGGATCGTCGGGCGAGGTGTCGCCCAATTCCTGAGCAATCTCGTCGACCTCGAAGGCATGCCGGTTTAGATCGCCCTCGACCTTCTGCATCAACGCGGTCAGCCAGCTCGCTTGCTGCTGCGAGGGCGACTCGGGCGCCTGGGCGGTCGACGGAGCATTGTCGGGCGTCGCCGGCGATGCGGCCTCGACTCGTTGGCGAGAGAGCCACACTTGCACCCCATACATGCCGGCGGCCCCCAATAGGGCGCCCAGCATGAGGTTGACAACTACCATAATAAACAACGCGGACATCGATGTTTCCTGCTTCAACCGATTCGGCTGCCGGCAACGTCATGGCCGGCGACGATTGGAAGTCGAGCGCCTTTTTGCTGTCGCGGTCCTACCGAATCGTAGCTTGCGAATTGTCAGCCAGCGGCATCGTAAGGTGGGGCCAGCGAGCTAGCGAGCGCCGGCCCACCGATTTGAGGCGTCAGGTTTCAGGCGTCAGGCATCAGGAAAGGCAACCTGACGCCTGATGCCTGATGCCTGACGACGGTGGGCCAACGCTCGCAAGCTCGCTGGCCCCACCTTACATTCGTTACCAAACTCAGAACGAAAACCATCGGAAACAATGCTATAATGGCCGGCACGATGCCCGCCGACCGCCCGCCAACCCGCGAAACGCCGCCCTGGCTGCTGAAAAGGGCCGACCAGGCGACGGTCGGCGCCCTGCTGCTGGCGGCGCTCGTCTCCATGACGGCCTGGTGGTATCGGCAAGGAGGGATGGACGGCCGGATGATTGAGATCGATCGCGAGCCGAAGCGGATCGCGCGGTTCCTGGTCGATGTGAATCAGGCCGATTGGCCTGAGCTGGCCCAGTTGCCCGGTATCGGCCAGACGCTGGCTCAACGCATCGTGACCAGCCGTCAAGAGCGAGGGCCGTTCCTCGACCACTCCGAGTTGCGCCGCGTGCGCGGCATCGGACCCAAGACGCTGGAAAAGATGCGGCCGTATCTGCGGCCCATCCCGCCCGCGGCCGACGTGGCAGGCCGGTAGTGTATCGCAAGTCGCTTTCCAGCAAGGCTTTAGAACCATCCCGCATTCCGCGCAGACTAGGCAAGCCGGGTTTGATACAATACAAGTCCGCAATCTTGTTTGAACTCATTGCCGGCCGATCGAGCAAAGAACCGATTCCGTCCGGTTCGCCTATGTCACGCCGAAACTACCTGTCTGCCCTGCGTGCCGTCGCCCCGGCCGTCTTGCCGTCGATTCTGATGTGCGACTGGGGCCACTTGCAAGAGGAGGTCGACCGTCTGCGCGACGCCGGGGCGCACGCCTTGCACCTCGACGTGATGGATGGCCATTTCGTGCCCAACCTCAGCTACGGGCTGACCCTGGTCGAGGCGTTTTCCAAGATGACCACGCTGCCGCTGGAAGTCCACCTGATGATCTCGAACCCCGGCGACTATGTCGAACGGTATTTCGAGGCGGGGGCCCACGGCATGACGATTCACGCCGAAGCGGTCGAGAATCCTCGGCCCGTATTGGAAAAGATCCGCAGCCTGGGGGCCGCGGCGGGTCTGGCCATCAATCCGCCCACGCCGGTCGAGAAAATCCGCCACTGCCTCGATGTCTGCGACCTGGTGCTGGTGATGAGCGTCATGCCCGGCTTTGGGGGGCAGGAGTTTGAGCCGGTGGCCCTCGACAAGCTGCGCGAGTTGCGGACGCGGGTGGGCGACGACGTGTTGTTGGAGATCGACGGCGGCGTAAACCAGCAGACGGTGCCTCAATGTGCGGCGGCCGGCGCGCAACTGTTGGTGATCGGCTCCGGCATTTTCAAGCATCCCGACTATCAGGCCGCGCTCGCCGATTTGACGAGCCTGGCCCATTCTCACCGCGGAGGATAACCGGAAACGCGATGGTCCGCATCGTTCTTATTCGTCCCGGCGCCACCGAGTATGCGCAGCAAGGACGCATTCAAGGCGTCCTGGAAGTGCCCCTCAGCCGAGAAGGAACCAGCGAAGCAGCCCGAATCAGCGGCGAGCTGTCGGGCATGGAGATCGATGCGATCTATTCGTCCGGCTGCGAGCACGCCCTGGAGACGGCCAACGCCATCGCCACAGCCCTGGGCATCAAGGTCAAGCCGCTCGAAGGTTGTCAGAACCTCGACCACGGCTTGTGGCAGGGGATGCTGGTCGAAGAGATCAAGCGCAAGCAGCCGAAGGTCTACCGGCAGTGGCAAGACCAGCCGGAGAGCGTCTGCCCGCCCGGCGGCGAAACG harbors:
- a CDS encoding GGDEF domain-containing protein, whose protein sequence is MSALFIMVVVNLMLGALLGAAGMYGVQVWLSRQRVEAASPATPDNAPSTAQAPESPSQQQASWLTALMQKVEGDLNRHAFEVDEIAQELGDTSPDDPEAILAAAATMLVANRRLQADLAMSQQEVEQQRRKADALAAESRTDALTGLPNRRSFDEELLRRIDQWRRHKVPVSLLLVDIDRFKQINDRYGHPVGDAALKWVAGLQASSLRQMDLAARYGGEEFAVILPGIKLSDASNVAERLRGTIAAKKFQEGEHEFPVTVSIGVAMTVSEDQPAALIKRADEALYAAKHNGRNCAFLHDGGAAMQIKPDQNLVRHAFDTLQQVAKYGGGTGIPPPSAFVAMRASDISAKGISFVCDSPPDCQAFVVRLGVGEKARYMVANIANVTALSQDEPVQYRVGCAFVARLEADDAAEAAEERDLVAC
- a CDS encoding helix-hairpin-helix domain-containing protein encodes the protein MAGTMPADRPPTRETPPWLLKRADQATVGALLLAALVSMTAWWYRQGGMDGRMIEIDREPKRIARFLVDVNQADWPELAQLPGIGQTLAQRIVTSRQERGPFLDHSELRRVRGIGPKTLEKMRPYLRPIPPAADVAGR
- the rpe gene encoding ribulose-phosphate 3-epimerase, which produces MSRRNYLSALRAVAPAVLPSILMCDWGHLQEEVDRLRDAGAHALHLDVMDGHFVPNLSYGLTLVEAFSKMTTLPLEVHLMISNPGDYVERYFEAGAHGMTIHAEAVENPRPVLEKIRSLGAAAGLAINPPTPVEKIRHCLDVCDLVLVMSVMPGFGGQEFEPVALDKLRELRTRVGDDVLLEIDGGVNQQTVPQCAAAGAQLLVIGSGIFKHPDYQAALADLTSLAHSHRGG
- a CDS encoding histidine phosphatase family protein, yielding MVRIVLIRPGATEYAQQGRIQGVLEVPLSREGTSEAARISGELSGMEIDAIYSSGCEHALETANAIATALGIKVKPLEGCQNLDHGLWQGMLVEEIKRKQPKVYRQWQDQPESVCPPGGETLNEAQERVRAVVKKLLRKHKHGTVGLVVPEPLASLLRAYLEQTDVGDLWRAGTVHGTWEVIEVEPRSLAHSS